A genomic segment from Clostridium pasteurianum BC1 encodes:
- a CDS encoding helix-turn-helix transcriptional regulator codes for MYSERTEVDCVNKLKEMRTKKKLSFRELSKLTGVSPSYLCDLESGKSNNPRIGTKILISKGLKTPVDELFFNE; via the coding sequence ATGTACAGTGAGCGAACGGAGGTGGATTGCGTGAATAAATTAAAAGAAATGCGCACTAAGAAAAAGTTATCTTTTAGAGAACTAAGCAAGTTGACAGGTGTAAGTCCGTCATATTTATGCGATTTAGAAAGCGGAAAATCTAATAATCCAAGAATAGGTACGAAAATCCTTATTTCTAAGGGATTAAAAACACCAGTTGATGAACTTTTTTTCAACGAATAG
- a CDS encoding Rha family transcriptional regulator, whose product MKLVFIESKNLNEEPYTTSKIISEYGGQQHRAVRQLIETYIKDLKKVGRVTFQMIPLETNGGVQNIKIYKLNEQQSTFLITLMKNTEKVVEFKFNLVKQFFEMREEFTKRRIERVHGKEQRNILTEAIDKLPDSPHKAMKYKHFTDLVYKTLFGKSSKDLKLQFGIGKSGNLKDYFDKEQLARVAKLEQQVAALIDLGLDYKEIKSMIQKKYLTINQNVENSISV is encoded by the coding sequence GTGAAATTAGTATTTATTGAATCTAAAAATTTAAATGAAGAGCCATATACAACAAGTAAGATTATTTCAGAGTATGGTGGACAGCAACATAGAGCAGTAAGGCAACTTATAGAAACTTACATTAAGGATTTGAAAAAGGTGGGTAGGGTTACATTTCAAATGATACCCTTAGAAACAAATGGAGGAGTACAAAACATAAAAATATACAAGTTAAATGAGCAGCAGTCAACTTTTTTAATAACACTTATGAAAAATACTGAAAAGGTTGTTGAATTTAAGTTTAACTTAGTAAAACAGTTCTTTGAAATGAGAGAAGAATTTACAAAAAGAAGAATTGAGAGAGTTCATGGCAAGGAACAGAGAAATATTTTAACAGAGGCAATTGATAAACTTCCAGATAGTCCACATAAGGCTATGAAGTACAAGCATTTTACTGATTTGGTTTACAAAACTCTATTTGGGAAAAGTAGCAAAGATTTAAAACTTCAATTCGGTATAGGTAAGAGTGGTAATTTAAAAGATTATTTTGATAAAGAACAACTTGCTAGAGTAGCAAAATTAGAACAACAAGTTGCAGCTCTTATTGATTTAGGACTTGATTACAAAGAAATTAAGTCTATGATCCAAAAGAAGTATCTAACAATAAATCAGAATGTTGAAAATTCTATTTCTGTTTAA